One stretch of Pseudoramibacter sp. DNA includes these proteins:
- a CDS encoding nitroreductase family protein, with protein MNDLLKTMSARRSVRTYADRPVAKEDLDQILKAAVLGPTGKGIAPYDFIVITDPDVIAKLVDIRKGGAKMLTTAKAAIAVLGDEDRSDTWIEDDAVCMTMMHLMASSLGLGSCWLQVRLRPSNVEGKSAEDFGRDVLGFPEHNHLEAILAVGPIDEKPEPHDPDDLPKEKFHENQW; from the coding sequence ATGAACGATTTACTGAAAACCATGAGCGCACGCCGCTCGGTCCGTACCTACGCTGACCGCCCGGTCGCCAAAGAAGATCTGGACCAGATTTTAAAAGCCGCCGTCCTCGGCCCCACGGGCAAAGGCATTGCCCCCTACGATTTCATCGTGATCACCGACCCTGACGTGATCGCAAAACTCGTCGACATCCGCAAAGGCGGCGCGAAGATGCTGACCACCGCCAAAGCCGCCATCGCCGTCCTCGGCGACGAAGACCGCTCGGACACTTGGATCGAAGACGACGCCGTCTGCATGACGATGATGCACCTGATGGCTTCCTCCCTGGGCCTCGGCTCCTGCTGGCTGCAGGTACGCCTGCGCCCGTCCAACGTCGAAGGCAAATCCGCTGAAGATTTCGGCCGCGATGTCCTGGGCTTCCCGGAACACAACCACCTCGAAGCGATCCTCGCTGTGGGCCCCATCGACGAAAAGCCGGAACCCCACGATCCAGATGATTTGCCGAAAGAAAAATTCCACGAAAATCAGTGGTAA
- a CDS encoding electron transfer flavoprotein subunit alpha/FixB family protein — translation MPKTAVFTWLKDGKLSAHIGRVINAAVHAAAEHPVALYIFGDGADAALAKDLAFTGVDKLVIVNTPGLAFYQTDALGQAAAEAVQADGIDVVVAEAEPAGQAILSRAAVITGGGMTSDCTQLRFEGGSIRQIKPSFGAQVMVACEVKGTPAYMTMKNNGTAPVPPDGAVLTPELRTYDGASAITCTGTEPLPESSHLTGADVVVVAGKGVLESGQFDAVKAYADSIGAALAGSRPVADQGFIPFDDQIGESGTVIQPKLSIIFGVSGAIQFTEGIKGDGKIIAVNNDPNAPIKGFADVFICADIGEFLVSLKAQN, via the coding sequence ATGCCTAAGACAGCGGTATTCACATGGCTCAAAGACGGAAAGCTTTCGGCGCACATCGGACGCGTGATCAACGCGGCGGTGCACGCGGCGGCGGAACACCCGGTGGCGCTTTACATCTTCGGCGACGGCGCAGACGCGGCTTTGGCGAAGGATCTGGCCTTTACTGGCGTGGACAAGCTCGTCATCGTGAACACCCCGGGCCTCGCCTTCTATCAGACGGACGCCTTGGGCCAGGCGGCGGCGGAAGCCGTTCAGGCGGACGGCATTGACGTCGTGGTCGCTGAAGCGGAACCGGCGGGCCAGGCGATTTTGTCCCGGGCGGCGGTGATCACCGGGGGCGGCATGACCTCCGACTGCACCCAGTTGCGCTTTGAAGGCGGCAGCATCCGCCAGATCAAGCCGTCCTTTGGGGCTCAGGTTATGGTGGCCTGCGAAGTGAAAGGCACTCCGGCCTACATGACGATGAAAAACAACGGCACGGCGCCGGTCCCGCCGGACGGCGCGGTCTTAACGCCGGAACTGCGCACTTATGACGGCGCGTCGGCGATCACCTGCACCGGCACCGAACCCCTGCCCGAAAGCAGCCACCTCACCGGGGCGGACGTGGTCGTGGTCGCCGGCAAGGGCGTCCTCGAAAGCGGCCAGTTCGACGCGGTGAAAGCTTACGCCGACAGTATCGGCGCGGCCCTCGCGGGCAGCCGCCCGGTGGCGGATCAGGGCTTCATCCCCTTCGACGACCAGATCGGCGAATCAGGCACGGTGATTCAGCCGAAGCTCTCCATCATCTTCGGGGTCTCCGGGGCGATCCAGTTCACCGAAGGGATCAAGGGCGACGGGAAGATCATCGCCGTCAACAACGATCCCAACGCGCCGATCAAGGGCTTTGCCGACGTGTTCATCTGCGCCGACATCGGGGAATTCCTCGTTTCCCTAAAAGCGCAGAATTAG